The following is a genomic window from Burkholderia oklahomensis C6786.
AGCGACGGCCGTCCCTTCGGCGGCCCACTCTCGCCGAAGATCTCCTTGCCGCTTTCGTCATACTGACGCACGATGAAATCGCCGTCCTCGTCGATCTCCGGCCCCTCGCCAAGCAGCTCCGGAAAATCCCACCACTCGTTCGCGATGACGCCCGCCTGTCGCCCGGCCTCCGGACTGCTCTTTGGTAGATACGTCACGCCCCGCTTACCGCGCAGCCGCGCCATCACGTTTTCGAGCGTCCTGATGTCGGACTTGAAAGCGCGATCGGACGCCTGATTGAAATTCGAAGCTGTCAACACCCCGAACGTGGATGCGTTGTAGTTGACGCACTGCAATTCCGCAACGGCCGTGTTCGGCGAAACCCGAAGCTGCACGCCTACGGTGTTGTTGACCCCCGAGAAGCCGAGATAGCTCAAACTGTGCTGGCCGTTCAGATGCAGGTTTGCTTGCGTGTGGAGCCCCGCCGGCGCGGCCGCAATCTCTTGAGGTTGATTGAACGTCTTCTTCGATCCCACAATCTGCGGCGTATCGAGCGTCATCGGCTGCGCGAGATTGCCGCTGTGCCAGAGATAGCCGACGTAGTTGCCGTCGACGGTCGCCCCCAGTTGCCCGGTGACCCTCTGCCCCCAATCGAAACGAAGAGTGTGCCCCTTCGCGCACACTGCGACCACCTCCTCGTTGACGGAGAAAATCTTGTCCTTGAAAACGTACTGGTACGCGCCTTTGTCGGGGGACCACCAACCCACCGACCCGCTGCTTCCGTAGAAGTAGCCGGGCATCTTGCCGAGGTACAAATGGCCTTCGTCGCTCGATTGCCCGGCCCGGATATCTCCACCTACAGTGAGATTTCCGCTGACAACCTCATCCGGCATCATCTTGCCGCGCTCAGCGGCGTGCCAGATCTTCACGCCGTCGGAGACGTACTTCACCCAGTCCCCGGTATTCATCGCCACCAATTGGGACAAATCACCAGGCTTCAGCTTGATCGAAACTCCTTTCTGCACGCAAAAGAGATGAATACATGCGTTCGGTCGAACCGACGAGGCAAGCGGTAATCCGATGACCTTACCCTCATCAGCCATCCACAGCCCATATCGCTTTCCGACGTCTTCGGACGTGAGATCCACGCTGTCGTTCAGAAATCCGATATCGAGCGGGGTCGAACGCTCGACCACGTCGAAATTCTCGTTCGTCTTGATGTGCGCGACGCGGTTGTCGTCGCCGCCGTTTCCTCTGGGCGGCTCACCCAATCTGATTTTCTGAAGCACTGCCATCTGATCTCCTACACAGAAAACGTTTCTTCAAACTGCGCCGTTATCGTGTACACGGCGCCGTTCTTGATCGGCTCGGAGTACTTCTCGCAGACGAACAGCCCGCGCGCGCGGAGCGGCGGGGTCCAATAGAACGACTCCGCGCCCGCATGCCGATCGAGGAAATCGATGATTGCCGTGATCTTCGCCGCATTGCCGACAAACCGCAGATTGAATGTCGACTCGCGATTGTTCAGGCCGTCCGCTGCTCGCTGCGTGTAGCCGTCTCCAAATGGTGCTTTGCGCACGCGCAACGTCGCATCGCCACTGTGTCCCGGCACCGTCGGCGACCATTCAAATGTGTCTTTCATCCTGCCATCCCGTTTTGCGCTCTCCACAACGTCCCACCCTGTCGGCGTTCACGTTGTATGAGCTCGCGTATCATCTGCTCCAGCATCTTTCGGAATTCGCCGGCCGCGATCAGGCTCGCAGGGTTCGACGCACCGCCCTCGATCGTGACCGGCGCGCTGACCGAGATCCCACCGTCGCGCATCGACGAGTCCCCTCCACCAGCACTCCCGCCAACGAGCCCGCCGGCGGCGAATCGCGCGAAGCCGGATCGTCCGCCGGCGTTCAATCGCTCGAGGTGTGCGCGCACGCCCGGCTGCGACACCACTGCGGCGCGAACCACGAACTCGCCGTTCGATAGCTGCGCCGGAATGCTGTCGCTCGTAGACGTGCCCGCCCCCCACACCGCACCGCCCGTCGCAAGGTGGAATCCGTAAGCGTTCGAACCGACGGCCGCACTCGCGGCACCACCAAGCGCGCCGACAGCATCGGAAACGCCGCCGAAGCCCAACGCCGAGCCGATCGCCCCGAACACCTGAGACATCGCCGCGCGCGCCGAAAACCGCGCGAGATCGGCGATCATGCTGTCGACCAGCCCGCGAAAATTGAGCTTGCCCGACGTCGCAAACGACACGAGCGCATCCTCGGCATTGCGAAACGAACTCGTCAGCGCGTCCTCGGCCATCCGCGCTGCGTTTTGCGCCGATTCCTGATAGACCGCCATCGCTCGCTTCACGCCAACACGCCAGTCAGCCTGCAACGCGAGCCGCTGCTCGAGATAGCCGCGCTCGCGCGCGACCTGCTCCGCCTCGGCCGTGTTGATGCGCTCGATCTCGGCGAGGTACTCGGGCGAACCGAGGGTGCCGTCCTTTCGCGCTCCCTTCGTCAGTTCGTCCCGCCGACGGCGGAACTCGTCACTCACGCGATTGACGGCCTGATTCAACTCGCGCGCGTTGTCACCCATCGACATCGCCGCAAGCTCGCGCTGTACGTCGCGCTGACGCTCGGCCGCGTAGTCCGCGAGCTCCGCGTCGATCTGCGCGCTGCGCTCCTTCAGCTTGTTGATTGCGTCGCGATAGCGGACCTCCTTTTCCAGCTGTGCCGCCTGCTCGTACCTAGCGCGAATCGCCTGCTGATCACGAAGCAGGCTCTTGTCGTCGTCCGACAGTTTCTTGCGCTTGCCGCGTAGATCCGTCACCTTCTGATCGAACGCGAGGAGGTCCTTTTGCGACTGCGTCAGCTTGTCGGTCGCGACTGCCTCGACGCGCAGTTGCGCGATCCGCTGCCGGATGTTGTCGAGCATGCGCTCGCTTTCCAGCGAGTGAACGCCACTGCCCTTCGCTACCCGGGCCGCCGCCGCGTTGGTCGACACGCGCGACGTCTGCGCCGCAGCGGCGGCGACCGTCTCGTCGAACGCCTGCTGCCCGCGCGCCGAGGCTGCGGCGCGCGCCGCGTCGGCGTTGAAACCGAACTTCTCGAATTTCTTGCTCGACAGATCGGCTTGAAACTCGGCGAGCGCCGCCGCCACCACCATCTGCTGATTCATCAGCGCGAGCTCGCGCGTCAGGTTGTCGATGTTGGTTCGCGCGCCCGCCGCGGCTTTCGAATCCTTGTCGGCAATCGCTTTCTCAAGCGACTTATACGCGTCCGCGCGACCGGCAAGCAGCCCGGCCATTCGCGCCTGCGCGTCGTTCGCGCCCTTCGTCCGCGCCTCGTATTCGGCCTTCTGGCGGGACGTCATGCCGATGACGTCGGATTCCTCCTTCAGCTTGTGGACGTACTTCTCCCAAGCCTCCGACGCCATACCGCCGGCAAAGAAGTTGTTCGCGTCAGAAAGCAGCCGCACGCCGTCGGCAGCGCCCCTTGCGGCCGCGTCCATTGCGGCGAGTGCCTGTGCGCCTTTCTGCGACGCGAGGCCAGCCGTGTCGATCGCGCCAGCGGCCCGCACCAGCTCGTCGCGCAGCGCCTCGCCACCGCTCGTCGCCGACACGAAGCGGTCGATCAGTTGCCCGATCTCGCGCGATTTCTCGTCGACACCGAGGTTCGATGTCTTGAGGCGATCCAGACCGGCGAGGAATCGATCAAGCGCCGCTTGATCTGCATCCGAGACCACCGACGGCGCGTCGCCGAACGTCGGCACCATGACACTCTGCGCCGCCCGCGTCGCGAGGCTCCGGTACGCGGACTGCGCGTCGTCGGCCGCGCGCGACGTCTCTTGCTTGGTACGTAGCCGCTCGGATTCCTGCAACAGCGGCGTCAGTTGCCGATACTTGTCGATGATCTGATCGAGCGGCGCCTGCATGTCGATCAGACTCGACGTCGCACTGCTCGCGTTGTCACGGAACAGCAGCCAGTTCGCGGCGGCGCCGAGCGCCACCGTGCCTACCGTCGCCAGAATGCCGGGCAAGCCGCCGACGGCCGCCAGAAAACCCGACCCGAGCGACCGCATCATCGAACCGGTACGCGCGAGCGCCGTTTGCGCCACCGCCGCGCGCTCGGACGCCGCCGCCAGGCCCGCCGACGTCGTCGCCGCGGAACGTTCGGCGCGCTCGCGCGCCTGTGTGGCGAGCGCGACGTCGCGTTCGGCCTGCGCGAGCCCGCGGTCGGTTTCGGTGAGCGACGCGGTATAGCGCACCTTGTCGATCGCCCCTTGCTTCGCTGCCGCCTCGAGCGCGGTGCGGCGCTGCTGCGCGAGCGCGAGCGATGCCTCGGCGCGCTCAAGCTCTTGCTGCGCAGCGGCCGTCTCGCGCGCAATGATCGCGGCATACGGCAAGCCGGCGATTCGAGTGCCGATTTCCTGACTATTCGCGAGATTCGATCGCGCGGTCGCGACATGCGCCTGCGCCGACGCCTCGACGGCGCGCGCCTCGGCGAGCTTCGCCTCGGTGTACTTGATTGATCCAACCGTCAGCGCCGATTGCATCGCGAGACTTTCGCGCATCGCGCGCATACCGGCGAGCTCGGCCTGCGCCGATGCTTCAGCCGCCTGGGCGTTCTGCAGCTTCGCCGCCGCGGCGTCGCGATCGCTCTGCGCCTTGGCAAGCGCCGCCTGCGCCGCTTCGTGCTGCTTGACCGTTTCCTCGACGAGCGCCCGGCGTGCCCCGACCCACGCGGTCGCCGCCTGCGTCGCCGCGACTGCGGTCTGCCCGAAGTACACGGCAATCCGACCGGCCGCGAGCGACACCCCGAGCTTCACGATGCCGTCGAGGTGATCCGCGACGTACGTGATGCTCTGCGCGAGCTTTTGGCTCGCGCCGGTCGCGTCGTTCGCCTTCCCGACGTACGCGACGATCTCCGTCTGCAGGCGCGTCATCGCCTGCCCGACCGTCATGTTGACCTTGCCGAACAGGTCGTTGGTGCTTGCCCCGGCACGCGTCAGCGCGTCGATCAGGTTCTCGACCGTGAGCTTGCCGTCTTCCGCAAGCGACTTGAGCTGCGCCGTGCTCGTGCCCATGCCGCGCGCAATCGCGTCGGCAACGCCCGGCAGCTCTTCGAGCACGCTCTTCAGATCCTGCCCGCGCAACTGGCCGGCGGCGAACGCCTGCCCAAGCTGCACGATACCGAGCCGCGCCGTATCGGCCGAGACGCCCGACAGCGCAACCGCCTTACCGATCGTCTCGACCAGCGGCCCGACCTGCTTGATCGTCAGGCCGAGGTGCGACGTGTTGTTCGCGATCCGCTGATACAGCTCGGCCGTCGCGTCGAGCGGCTGCCGCGTGTCGCGCGCGATGCGCAACACATCGTTCTGTGCGACCGCGAAATCGACCTGATCGCGCGTGACGATCCGAAGCCGGTTGCTCAGGTTCGTCCACTCGTCGGCATACTCGATCAGTTGATGCACGCCGAACGCCGCCGCGGCGGCCTGCGCGTATTCGCGGATCGAGCTGCGCGCCGCGTCGAGCGCGCGCACCGTAACCTGCACGCTCGCGGCGTTCGAAGCAAACGCCGCGTCCGCTGTCCGCCCGCCATCGCGGACAGCGTTGAAATACGAGCCGGCCGTCGACGCGAGACCGCGCATGCGGCGGTCGTATTCGGTCGTATTTGCCGTAACGCTGACGATCAGCTCGCGAAGGCTCGTTGCCATAGTGTTTTCTCGCCTACTTCGCCATGCGCATCAGGGCGGCTTGAAACGGATCGCCGCCACCTTCCTCTTCCTCGCCCGCCACGGGCGCGCCGGACCAGTTCGGCATCATGTCCGACACCTTCACCTTCGCGCCCTGCGACTGGAACGCCGCCGCCGCGATCATCGCCGCATGCAGATCCGCACGATCGTCTGCAACGGGCGATTCCGCGTCGTACCCAATCCAGAGGCTCAGCTCGGCGGACGACATCTGCTCGCAGAGCTCGGCCAACGTCTTGCCGAGCCGCAGCGCGAGCGACATCAGGAAGCAGAGGCCTGGGGTTCGGCGGAAGGCTTTTTTGCGTCTTCGACCGGATCGACGTCGAGCTTGCCGAATTCGAGCGCCTTCACGACGATGCGGTTGTGCACGGAGCCGAACGCCGTCGCGACCGCGGCCGCGTCGTCGTCCGAGAACAGCCGCCTCCAGCCGTCCGGGGTTTCACCGAACACGACGCGAACGAACAGCCGCGCATTCGCCTGCACGTGCGCGTCGTCGCTCGCGCGCGTG
Proteins encoded in this region:
- a CDS encoding phage tail tape measure protein; this translates as MATSLRELIVSVTANTTEYDRRMRGLASTAGSYFNAVRDGGRTADAAFASNAASVQVTVRALDAARSSIREYAQAAAAAFGVHQLIEYADEWTNLSNRLRIVTRDQVDFAVAQNDVLRIARDTRQPLDATAELYQRIANNTSHLGLTIKQVGPLVETIGKAVALSGVSADTARLGIVQLGQAFAAGQLRGQDLKSVLEELPGVADAIARGMGTSTAQLKSLAEDGKLTVENLIDALTRAGASTNDLFGKVNMTVGQAMTRLQTEIVAYVGKANDATGASQKLAQSITYVADHLDGIVKLGVSLAAGRIAVYFGQTAVAATQAATAWVGARRALVEETVKQHEAAQAALAKAQSDRDAAAAKLQNAQAAEASAQAELAGMRAMRESLAMQSALTVGSIKYTEAKLAEARAVEASAQAHVATARSNLANSQEIGTRIAGLPYAAIIARETAAAQQELERAEASLALAQQRRTALEAAAKQGAIDKVRYTASLTETDRGLAQAERDVALATQARERAERSAATTSAGLAAASERAAVAQTALARTGSMMRSLGSGFLAAVGGLPGILATVGTVALGAAANWLLFRDNASSATSSLIDMQAPLDQIIDKYRQLTPLLQESERLRTKQETSRAADDAQSAYRSLATRAAQSVMVPTFGDAPSVVSDADQAALDRFLAGLDRLKTSNLGVDEKSREIGQLIDRFVSATSGGEALRDELVRAAGAIDTAGLASQKGAQALAAMDAAARGAADGVRLLSDANNFFAGGMASEAWEKYVHKLKEESDVIGMTSRQKAEYEARTKGANDAQARMAGLLAGRADAYKSLEKAIADKDSKAAAGARTNIDNLTRELALMNQQMVVAAALAEFQADLSSKKFEKFGFNADAARAAASARGQQAFDETVAAAAAQTSRVSTNAAAARVAKGSGVHSLESERMLDNIRQRIAQLRVEAVATDKLTQSQKDLLAFDQKVTDLRGKRKKLSDDDKSLLRDQQAIRARYEQAAQLEKEVRYRDAINKLKERSAQIDAELADYAAERQRDVQRELAAMSMGDNARELNQAVNRVSDEFRRRRDELTKGARKDGTLGSPEYLAEIERINTAEAEQVARERGYLEQRLALQADWRVGVKRAMAVYQESAQNAARMAEDALTSSFRNAEDALVSFATSGKLNFRGLVDSMIADLARFSARAAMSQVFGAIGSALGFGGVSDAVGALGGAASAAVGSNAYGFHLATGGAVWGAGTSTSDSIPAQLSNGEFVVRAAVVSQPGVRAHLERLNAGGRSGFARFAAGGLVGGSAGGGDSSMRDGGISVSAPVTIEGGASNPASLIAAGEFRKMLEQMIRELIQRERRQGGTLWRAQNGMAG
- a CDS encoding phage tail assembly chaperone; protein product: MENEIRGMAHLRAAVLNPLTGWRHELMSVPEWNNERIAVREPTVGDRMFWIETLRDIAGVSEDDDETAVREKFTRASDDAHVQANARLFVRVVFGETPDGWRRLFSDDDAAAVATAFGSVHNRIVVKALEFGKLDVDPVEDAKKPSAEPQASAS
- a CDS encoding phage tail protein, with translation MKDTFEWSPTVPGHSGDATLRVRKAPFGDGYTQRAADGLNNRESTFNLRFVGNAAKITAIIDFLDRHAGAESFYWTPPLRARGLFVCEKYSEPIKNGAVYTITAQFEETFSV
- a CDS encoding phage tail assembly protein T; translation: MSLALRLGKTLAELCEQMSSAELSLWIGYDAESPVADDRADLHAAMIAAAAFQSQGAKVKVSDMMPNWSGAPVAGEEEEGGGDPFQAALMRMAK
- a CDS encoding tail fiber domain-containing protein — translated: MAVLQKIRLGEPPRGNGGDDNRVAHIKTNENFDVVERSTPLDIGFLNDSVDLTSEDVGKRYGLWMADEGKVIGLPLASSVRPNACIHLFCVQKGVSIKLKPGDLSQLVAMNTGDWVKYVSDGVKIWHAAERGKMMPDEVVSGNLTVGGDIRAGQSSDEGHLYLGKMPGYFYGSSGSVGWWSPDKGAYQYVFKDKIFSVNEEVVAVCAKGHTLRFDWGQRVTGQLGATVDGNYVGYLWHSGNLAQPMTLDTPQIVGSKKTFNQPQEIAAAPAGLHTQANLHLNGQHSLSYLGFSGVNNTVGVQLRVSPNTAVAELQCVNYNASTFGVLTASNFNQASDRAFKSDIRTLENVMARLRGKRGVTYLPKSSPEAGRQAGVIANEWWDFPELLGEGPEIDEDGDFIVRQYDESGKEIFGESGPPKGRPSLTFRYTNAVGVLLAGLLETDAALQDAIKRIAELEAAK